One Bombus fervidus isolate BK054 chromosome 7, iyBomFerv1, whole genome shotgun sequence genomic region harbors:
- the Csp2 gene encoding chemosensory protein 2, with protein sequence MASTIKLLLVACALLVYAVMAESEEGQTARSRVSDEQLNMALSDQRYLRRQLKCALGEAPCDPVGRRLKSLAPLVLRGSCPQCSPEETRQIKKVLSHIQRTYPKEWSKIVQQYAGVS encoded by the exons ATGGCTTCGACAATCAAG CTGCTGCTGGTCGCCTGTGCCTTGCTCGTTTACGCTGTTATGGCAGAATCGGAAGAAGGACAGACTGCAAGATCTCGAGTCTCCGACGAGCAACTAAATATGGCCCTGAGCGACCAACGTTACTTGAGGAGACAACTCAAGTGCGCGTTGGGCGAAGCTCCTTGCGATCCTGTAGGAAGACGTTTGAAAA GTTTAGCACCACTGGTTTTGAGAGGCTCCTGCCCGCAATGTAGCCCCGAGGAAACACGACAGATCAAGAAGGTCCTTTCACACATTCAACGGACCTATCCAAAGGAGTGGTCGAAGATAGTGCAGCAATATGCCGGAGTTTCGTAA